The Arachis hypogaea cultivar Tifrunner chromosome 19, arahy.Tifrunner.gnm2.J5K5, whole genome shotgun sequence genome has a window encoding:
- the LOC112778354 gene encoding uncharacterized protein isoform X1, which yields MARTVWNRTMLDRYPDILKKAKERTFKEANSTSIDIKGHGPKAMKVDVWNGLVDHWLDSKWKNKSVAGQKNRAAIPAHKLHNAGSISFGEHKKRKDLYGDAISQKYGEDLLDQPEVDPDM from the exons ATGGCAAGAACTGTTTGGAATAGGACAATGCTTGATCGCTAtcctgatattttgaaaaaagcaaaggaaagaacttTTAAGGAGGCAAACTCAACTAGTATTGACATTAAGGGTCATGGACCTAAAGCAATGAAAGTTGATGTTTGGAATGGCTTAGTTGATCACTGGTTAGATTCAAAGTGGAAAAACAAGTCTGTGGCTGGTCAAAAAAATAGGGCTGCTATACCTGCTCATAAACTACACAATGCAGGGTCTATCAGTTTTGGCGAACACAAGAAAAGAAAG GACTTATATGGAGATGCAATATCacaaaaatatggagaagatttATTAGATCAACCTGAAGTTGATCCTGACATGTAG
- the LOC112778354 gene encoding uncharacterized protein isoform X4, with the protein MEGSFYTGATLQIIMAPKDRSGRIIRNTHINQSQLSLRRPSEQTVDINSSQPSIHVCQQSNNNDEPHLTQLNVGSASQPSPQFYHNDHHN; encoded by the exons ATGGAAGGCAGTTTCTATACTGGTGCTACACTTCAG aTAATCATGGCACCAAAAGATAGAAGTGGACGAATAATACGAAACACTCATATCAATCAATCTCAGCTTTCCTTGCGTAGGCCAA gtGAGCAAACTGTTGACATTAATTCTTCTCAACCATCGATACATGTGT GTCAACAGAGCAATAATAATGATGAACCTCATCTTACACAATTGAATGTGGGATCAGCATCACAACCATCCCCACAATTTTATCACAACGATCACCACAATTAG
- the LOC112778354 gene encoding uncharacterized protein isoform X2, whose product MEGSFYTGATLQVPGGPANKHLELDDVLVRVNRKIIMAPKDRSGRIIRNTHINQSQLSLRRPSEQTVDINSSQPSIHVCQQSNNNDEPHLTQLNVGSASQPSPQFYHNDHHN is encoded by the exons ATGGAAGGCAGTTTCTATACTGGTGCTACACTTCAG GTGCCAGGCGGTCCAGCTAATAAACATTTGGAACTAGACGATGTGCTTGTTCGTGTCAATAGAAAA aTAATCATGGCACCAAAAGATAGAAGTGGACGAATAATACGAAACACTCATATCAATCAATCTCAGCTTTCCTTGCGTAGGCCAA gtGAGCAAACTGTTGACATTAATTCTTCTCAACCATCGATACATGTGT GTCAACAGAGCAATAATAATGATGAACCTCATCTTACACAATTGAATGTGGGATCAGCATCACAACCATCCCCACAATTTTATCACAACGATCACCACAATTAG
- the LOC112778354 gene encoding uncharacterized protein isoform X3 — protein MEGSFYTGATLQVPGGPANKHLELDDVLVRVNRKIIMAPKDRSGRIIRNTHINQSQLSLREQTVDINSSQPSIHVCQQSNNNDEPHLTQLNVGSASQPSPQFYHNDHHN, from the exons ATGGAAGGCAGTTTCTATACTGGTGCTACACTTCAG GTGCCAGGCGGTCCAGCTAATAAACATTTGGAACTAGACGATGTGCTTGTTCGTGTCAATAGAAAA aTAATCATGGCACCAAAAGATAGAAGTGGACGAATAATACGAAACACTCATATCAATCAATCTCAGCTTTCCTTGC gtGAGCAAACTGTTGACATTAATTCTTCTCAACCATCGATACATGTGT GTCAACAGAGCAATAATAATGATGAACCTCATCTTACACAATTGAATGTGGGATCAGCATCACAACCATCCCCACAATTTTATCACAACGATCACCACAATTAG
- the LOC112778354 gene encoding uncharacterized protein isoform X6, with amino-acid sequence MEGSFYTGATLQVPGGPANKHLELDDVLVRVNRKIIMAPKDRSGRIIRNTHINQSQLSLREQTVDINSSQPSIHVCRSTEQ; translated from the exons ATGGAAGGCAGTTTCTATACTGGTGCTACACTTCAG GTGCCAGGCGGTCCAGCTAATAAACATTTGGAACTAGACGATGTGCTTGTTCGTGTCAATAGAAAA aTAATCATGGCACCAAAAGATAGAAGTGGACGAATAATACGAAACACTCATATCAATCAATCTCAGCTTTCCTTGC gtGAGCAAACTGTTGACATTAATTCTTCTCAACCATCGATACATGTGTGTAG GTCAACAGAGCAATAA
- the LOC112778354 gene encoding uncharacterized protein isoform X5 codes for MEGSFYTGATLQVPGGPANKHLELDDVLVRVNRKIIMAPKDRSGRIIRNTHINQSQLSLRRPSEQTVDINSSQPSIHVCRSTEQ; via the exons ATGGAAGGCAGTTTCTATACTGGTGCTACACTTCAG GTGCCAGGCGGTCCAGCTAATAAACATTTGGAACTAGACGATGTGCTTGTTCGTGTCAATAGAAAA aTAATCATGGCACCAAAAGATAGAAGTGGACGAATAATACGAAACACTCATATCAATCAATCTCAGCTTTCCTTGCGTAGGCCAA gtGAGCAAACTGTTGACATTAATTCTTCTCAACCATCGATACATGTGTGTAG GTCAACAGAGCAATAA